The genomic region TTCCGCAAAGTCCCGATCGACACCGGCATGAAGGATACCCTCTACGGCCTGGCGCTGGATTTCGAGCGCAAGCGCCAGTTCAACAAAGCGGTGCAGGTGTTTGAGCACATCGCGACGGTGGACAAGAACTTCAAGGACATCGCCGAGCGCTCGCAGAAGCTGCGCATCGCCGGCGAGACCATCATCCTCGGCGGACGTGGCGGCATGAAGGGCGGCGGCGCCGATTCTACGGTCATCGCACAGGGCGGTGGCGTAAGCGATCTGGCCAAGCCGACGCTGGGCCGCTACGAGGTGACGAAAGAACTCGGCAAGGGCGCGATGGGCGTGGTCTATCTCGGCAAGGACCCGAAGATCAACCGCGAGGTCGCCATCAAGACCCTGCGCTTCGAGGACGAGTTCGATGCCGAGGACACGAAGTTGATGAAGGAGCGCTTCTTCCGCGAGGCGGAAAGCGCCGGGCGCCTGGTGCACCCGAACATCGTGACCATCTACGATGCGGGCGACGATGGCGACATCAGCTACATCGCCATGGAGCTGCTCAGCGGGTGCGACCTGAAGGACTACACCACCAAGGGCAAGCTTTTGCCGGTCAACGAGACGCTGGAGATCATTGCCAAGGTTGCCGACGCGCTCGACTATGCGCACTCGGAAAACGTGGTGCACCGCGACATCAAGCCGGCGAACATCATGAAGTTGAAAGACGGCAAGATCAAGGTGACCGACTTCGGCATCGCGCGCATCACGTCGCAGTCGAAGACGGCCACGGGAACCGTCATGGGCACGCCGAGCTACATGTCGCCGGAGCAACTGGCCGGCGCCAAGGTGGACGGCCGCGCCGACCTGTTCTCACTGGGCGTTACGCTGTACGAGATGCTGACCGGCGAAAAGCCGTTCACCGGCGAGACGGTGGCAACCTTGATGTTCCGCATCGCCAACGCCGAGCACCCGCGGATTGAGACGGCGCGCGCCGACCTGCCCGCGGGCATCGCGGTCATCATCGACAAGGCGCTGGCCAAGAACCCGGAACAGCGGTACCAGCGCGGCGCCGACATGGCAGTAGATCTGCGCGCGCTCCTCGCCAAAGGCGCGGGAGTGGGAGCGTAGTTGGCAGTATCGGTTCGAGTTCGGGTTTCAAGGCTCAAACTTGCTACTTCCGGACTCGAACCTGAAACCCGAAACTGAACTTTGAGACTCACATGAGCCTGACGGTCGAAGTCGCCGCGAAAACCGATGTCGGATGCGTACGCACGAATAACGAGGACAACCTCGGCTACGACTCGCGCTACGGGATCTACGTCGTGTGCGACGGCATGGGCGGTCAGGCGGCCGGCGAAGTCGCCAGCAAAATGGGAGTGGATACCGTCCTTACTTACTTTCGTGAGGCGGCCAAGACCCACAAGTACCCGCAAGTCGGGGAGAAGGTCGAAGGGGTCAGTGATCGGGCGAACCGGCTGGGTAGCGCGATCCGGCTGGCCAACGAAGCGATCTACCAGGCCGCCGTCAAGCATGTGGCCCACTCGGGAATGGGTGCGACGATTGTTTCCGTGCTCATGGACAGTGGCTTTTTCTCCGTCGGGCATGCTGGCGACAGCCGCATTTACCTGGTCCGCGCGGGCACTCTCCAGCAAATCACGCGCGACCACTCGCTGGTGATGGAGCAAGTGCGGCGCGGGCTGATCACGCTGGAGGAAGCGAACGCGTCGGAGATGCAGAACATCATCATCCGCGCGCTGGGTCCGGAAGAAAAAGTGGTACCCGATCTGGACGACATGATGGCGCTGCCGGGAGACATCCTCTTGCTCTGTTCCGACGGGCTGACGCGCCACGTGCCCGACGACAGTCTTCTTGAAATTATCCAGGGAACGGTGACTTTGCAGTTGATGGCCGACCGTCTGATCGAGGCGGCCAGAGAGGGCGGAGGCAGCGATAACATCACGTGCTTGGTGATTCGCTTTGTTGCCCTGTCCTGGTGGAAACGAATTCTCCGCAGGTTGTTTGGTGGAGGGAGTCCGAAATGGCAAAACTCTATTTGAAGTTCGAACAGGCAGTTCTGAAGGAATTTGCGTTGGCGCAGGGTGTGGTAACCATCGGGCGCCTACCTGACAATCTCATCCAGATCGACAACCTCGCGGTCTCCGGCCACCACGCGAAGATCTATTTTGAACAGGATCACTACGTGCTGGAAGACAACAACAGTCTCAACGGCACGTACGTGAACAACCGCCGCGTGAGCAAAGTTGCCCTTAAGGACGGCGATGAGGTCATGATTGGTAAGCACGTCCTCGCCCTCAAGGACGAGTGGCACGAAGACCAGGCCGGCTC from Candidatus Binatia bacterium harbors:
- a CDS encoding Stp1/IreP family PP2C-type Ser/Thr phosphatase; translation: MSLTVEVAAKTDVGCVRTNNEDNLGYDSRYGIYVVCDGMGGQAAGEVASKMGVDTVLTYFREAAKTHKYPQVGEKVEGVSDRANRLGSAIRLANEAIYQAAVKHVAHSGMGATIVSVLMDSGFFSVGHAGDSRIYLVRAGTLQQITRDHSLVMEQVRRGLITLEEANASEMQNIIIRALGPEEKVVPDLDDMMALPGDILLLCSDGLTRHVPDDSLLEIIQGTVTLQLMADRLIEAAREGGGSDNITCLVIRFVALSWWKRILRRLFGGGSPKWQNSI